A portion of the Tepidanaerobacter syntrophicus genome contains these proteins:
- the gltA gene encoding NADPH-dependent glutamate synthase has product MPSINKSKVKTPMPAQDPKVRSRNFNEVALGYTEEDAVNEAARCLNCKNPTCMQGCPVQVQIPRFIKCIKEKDFESAISIIKETNSLPAICGRVCPQEDQCEQKCILTKKGDPVGIGRLERFAADWEREKGVKIPEKPNPIGKKVAIIGSGPAGLTCAGDLAKLGYDVTVFEAFHEAGGVLIYGIPEFRLPKEIVKQEVNFLKELGVKVETDMVMGKVLTVDDLFEKGYEAVFIGTGAGLPKFMGIPGENYLGVYSANEFLTRINLMKAYKFPETDTPVKVGKKVAVIGGGNVAMDSARSALRMGADEVYIIYRRSEAEMPARKEEFEHAKEEGIIFKFLTNPIRIIGDEKGWVKGVECIQMELGEPDASGRRRPVPIKGSEFTLDMDTVVIAIGTGPNPLLIQATQGLDLNKYGYIATDEDGRTSKEGVWAGGDIVTGSATVILAMGAGKKAAQSIDNYLKNK; this is encoded by the coding sequence ATGCCATCAATAAATAAAAGCAAAGTCAAAACTCCAATGCCGGCTCAAGATCCAAAGGTTCGGAGCAGAAACTTCAACGAGGTAGCTCTTGGCTATACTGAAGAAGATGCAGTAAATGAAGCTGCCAGATGCTTAAATTGTAAAAATCCCACATGTATGCAGGGGTGCCCTGTTCAAGTTCAGATACCGCGATTTATAAAGTGCATAAAAGAAAAAGATTTTGAAAGCGCTATAAGCATAATAAAAGAAACCAACAGCCTGCCTGCAATTTGTGGTAGAGTTTGTCCTCAAGAGGATCAATGCGAGCAAAAATGCATTTTGACAAAAAAAGGAGATCCGGTAGGAATAGGAAGACTAGAAAGGTTTGCCGCTGATTGGGAAAGGGAAAAAGGAGTAAAAATTCCAGAAAAGCCTAATCCCATCGGCAAAAAAGTTGCCATAATAGGCTCAGGCCCTGCAGGCCTTACCTGTGCGGGAGATCTTGCAAAACTAGGTTATGATGTTACGGTGTTCGAAGCTTTCCATGAAGCCGGAGGAGTTTTGATTTACGGCATACCCGAATTCCGTCTTCCTAAAGAAATTGTAAAACAAGAAGTGAATTTCTTAAAGGAACTTGGCGTAAAAGTTGAAACAGATATGGTAATGGGCAAAGTTCTGACAGTGGATGATCTTTTTGAAAAAGGATACGAAGCTGTGTTTATAGGAACAGGAGCAGGACTGCCAAAATTTATGGGTATCCCGGGGGAGAATTACTTAGGTGTTTATTCGGCCAATGAGTTTTTAACAAGAATTAATCTTATGAAAGCTTATAAATTCCCGGAAACTGATACGCCTGTAAAAGTAGGCAAAAAAGTTGCCGTAATAGGCGGTGGCAATGTAGCAATGGATTCTGCCAGATCTGCTTTAAGAATGGGAGCAGACGAAGTTTACATTATTTATAGAAGGTCAGAAGCAGAAATGCCGGCTAGGAAGGAAGAATTTGAACACGCAAAGGAAGAAGGCATTATTTTTAAATTCCTTACAAACCCGATACGCATAATCGGCGATGAAAAGGGCTGGGTAAAAGGTGTTGAATGTATCCAAATGGAGCTGGGCGAGCCTGATGCTTCTGGAAGACGCAGACCAGTTCCGATTAAAGGATCTGAGTTTACGTTAGATATGGATACAGTAGTTATTGCTATAGGAACCGGACCAAATCCCCTTTTAATCCAAGCAACCCAAGGCCTTGATCTTAATAAATATGGATATATTGCAACAGATGAAGATGGAAGAACTTCAAAAGAAGGAGTTTGGGCTGGCGGAGATATTGTAACAGGTTCCGCAACTGTAATACTTGCAATGGGAGCCGGAAAAAAAGCGGCACAGTCTATAGATAATTACTTAAAAAATAAATAA
- a CDS encoding sulfide/dihydroorotate dehydrogenase-like FAD/NAD-binding protein, giving the protein MFKILSREDLAPSIKQFIVDAPLIAQKAKPGQFVILRIKEGGERIPLTIADYDAKAGTVRVVFQEVGKTTKELGTLKEGDFLADFVGPLGKAVEFPNHKRVLGIGGGLGVAPLYPKLKMLHEQGVEVISIIGAKTADMLIMEDEIKAVSDETYICTDDGSKGRHGFVTVVLKELLEKGEKFDEIIIIGPAILMKIGTEIIKPYNIPVMVSLNPIMVDGTGMCGCCRVTVGGETKFVCVDGPAFDGTQVDFDELMKRLQTYATEEKIALEKYEKERGGCRCHQ; this is encoded by the coding sequence ATGTTCAAAATATTATCTAGAGAAGATCTTGCACCATCTATTAAGCAATTTATTGTAGATGCGCCGCTAATCGCGCAAAAAGCCAAGCCGGGGCAATTTGTCATTTTAAGAATCAAAGAGGGAGGAGAAAGAATTCCTCTGACTATAGCGGATTATGATGCAAAAGCCGGCACAGTAAGAGTTGTGTTCCAAGAGGTTGGCAAGACAACAAAGGAGCTTGGCACTCTTAAAGAAGGAGACTTTCTTGCTGATTTTGTGGGTCCTCTGGGAAAGGCAGTGGAGTTTCCGAATCACAAGAGAGTGCTTGGAATTGGCGGAGGATTAGGAGTTGCGCCGCTTTATCCAAAGCTTAAGATGCTTCATGAACAAGGAGTCGAGGTAATAAGCATTATAGGCGCAAAAACCGCTGATATGCTTATAATGGAAGACGAAATAAAGGCAGTAAGCGATGAAACATATATTTGTACAGATGATGGTTCTAAAGGCCGCCATGGCTTTGTAACTGTAGTACTTAAAGAACTGCTGGAGAAGGGCGAAAAATTTGATGAGATAATCATAATAGGCCCTGCAATACTTATGAAAATTGGAACTGAGATTATAAAACCTTACAACATACCGGTAATGGTAAGCCTAAATCCGATAATGGTAGATGGGACAGGAATGTGCGGCTGCTGCAGAGTGACAGTGGGCGGCGAAACTAAGTTCGTATGTGTAGATGGCCCTGCTTTTGACGGAACTCAAGTAGACTTTGATGAGCTTATGAAGCGGTTGCAAACATATGCAACTGAAGAAAAAATAGCCCTTGAAAAGTATGAAAAAGAAAGAGGTGGGTGCCGATGCCATCAATAA
- a CDS encoding Asp23/Gls24 family envelope stress response protein yields the protein MRTIALVGRSGTGKSHKAQWVAQKNGIEFIIDDGILIKGNKVLAGRSAKRESTKIGAIRCAIFQEPEHAEEVKNKIAELNPESILILGTSYSMIEVICKNLDLPLPERIIKIEDVSSKREISTALKIRETTGKHIIPVPTLEIKKDFSGFLLDPLRIFRKKGKAKPAMLEEKSVVRPTYSYMGKYTIGDTTISQIALYTAQQVCGIGSGGKVFIENNSEGIKLKLELSIEYGSDMQEVLRKVQKRVREIIEHMTGLNVLSVEVIAKRLYFTQDPRKINQKI from the coding sequence ATGCGCACCATAGCCTTGGTAGGAAGAAGCGGCACAGGGAAAAGCCACAAAGCTCAGTGGGTCGCTCAAAAAAATGGCATAGAGTTCATAATAGATGATGGAATCCTTATAAAAGGGAACAAAGTTCTTGCAGGCCGCTCAGCGAAGCGAGAGAGTACCAAAATCGGAGCTATCAGGTGTGCTATATTTCAAGAGCCGGAACATGCAGAGGAAGTAAAAAATAAAATTGCAGAATTAAATCCTGAAAGTATCCTTATATTAGGCACTTCTTATTCAATGATTGAAGTCATATGCAAAAATCTTGACCTGCCTTTGCCTGAGCGAATCATCAAGATTGAAGATGTTTCATCGAAACGCGAAATAAGCACAGCTCTCAAAATACGTGAGACTACAGGTAAACACATTATACCAGTGCCAACCCTTGAAATTAAGAAAGACTTTTCCGGTTTTCTTTTAGATCCTCTGCGCATTTTTAGAAAAAAGGGAAAGGCCAAGCCTGCAATGCTGGAGGAAAAATCTGTCGTTAGACCTACTTATAGTTACATGGGAAAGTATACCATAGGCGATACAACAATAAGTCAAATTGCACTATATACAGCTCAGCAGGTTTGTGGTATTGGCAGTGGAGGAAAGGTTTTCATAGAAAACAACAGCGAGGGAATAAAACTAAAACTTGAGCTGTCTATTGAATATGGCAGTGATATGCAAGAAGTGCTCCGTAAAGTGCAAAAAAGAGTAAGAGAAATTATTGAACACATGACAGGTCTGAACGTTCTAAGCGTTGAAGTAATTGCTAAACGCCTTTATTTTACTCAAGATCCGAGAAAAATAAATCAAAAAATTTAA
- a CDS encoding stalk domain-containing protein, producing MFKRAISNRIIAGLLALMFTISMFVPFKPCDAASDIKVLLDGVSLSFDVPPIIENGRTLVPFRKICEALGAEVEWDEETRTVAAFKDNKTILLKVGEDTAYINQTPTKLDTAPIIKNDRTLIPLRFLSEAFGAAVNWDNGLRTVKISTLPEEKPSKYIMGYYYSQSYEDFLKNVDKMSAVAAKWYTLDENGSLINKDTLRYINVPEGYDSVIKTAKENGVEIQMLVFENNATRLNKALSTPESRTALIDQISKMATDEGFDGVNIDFEAVTASGKDQFNEFIKSLYAKLKAQGKSLSLSLPVKTESVDWRPGYDYTTLGKYADFVVLMAYDKSPSVPGPQSGIDWVEEVVNYATARIPAEKIVLGIGCYGYDWVNGKRSSVIAKNNGTTYLEFADDLSEKYNLTMSIDQTSGLLNGKYTDENGQIHEVWMESDYSIDAKAKMVLQKGLKGIAIWRLGYTTPSFWDTLADNFKPVKMN from the coding sequence ATGTTTAAGCGCGCAATATCAAACAGGATTATTGCCGGTTTACTTGCGTTAATGTTTACGATATCGATGTTTGTTCCATTTAAGCCATGCGATGCCGCAAGCGATATTAAAGTTTTATTAGACGGCGTAAGTCTCAGCTTTGACGTGCCTCCTATTATTGAAAATGGCAGGACACTGGTGCCTTTTAGAAAAATCTGCGAAGCTCTTGGAGCTGAAGTAGAATGGGATGAGGAAACAAGAACCGTTGCGGCGTTTAAAGATAATAAAACGATACTTTTGAAAGTTGGAGAAGACACTGCATATATAAACCAAACCCCGACAAAATTAGATACGGCACCTATAATAAAAAACGACAGAACCCTCATTCCCTTAAGATTTCTCAGCGAAGCTTTTGGGGCTGCGGTTAATTGGGACAACGGTCTTAGAACAGTTAAAATAAGTACTTTGCCTGAAGAAAAGCCTTCAAAGTACATAATGGGCTACTATTATTCACAGTCATATGAGGATTTTCTAAAAAACGTCGACAAAATGTCGGCTGTGGCAGCTAAGTGGTATACTTTGGATGAAAACGGCAGCTTGATTAATAAAGACACCTTGCGGTATATAAATGTTCCGGAAGGTTATGACAGCGTAATTAAAACTGCCAAAGAAAACGGTGTAGAAATCCAGATGCTGGTTTTTGAAAATAATGCTACCAGGCTAAATAAAGCACTATCAACTCCTGAATCTAGAACGGCCCTAATAGATCAAATAAGCAAGATGGCAACAGACGAGGGTTTTGATGGTGTAAATATTGATTTTGAAGCTGTGACAGCTTCAGGAAAAGATCAGTTTAATGAATTTATAAAAAGTCTTTATGCAAAATTGAAAGCTCAGGGAAAATCATTGAGTCTTTCGCTTCCTGTAAAAACAGAAAGTGTTGACTGGAGGCCGGGATACGACTATACAACTCTCGGCAAATATGCCGATTTTGTAGTGCTTATGGCCTATGATAAGAGTCCAAGCGTGCCAGGTCCTCAATCGGGAATCGATTGGGTAGAAGAAGTTGTAAATTACGCGACAGCCCGTATTCCTGCAGAAAAGATAGTGCTTGGTATTGGCTGCTACGGATACGACTGGGTAAATGGAAAGAGAAGTTCTGTTATTGCAAAAAATAATGGTACAACTTATCTTGAATTTGCAGATGACCTTTCCGAAAAATATAACTTAACTATGAGCATTGATCAAACTTCAGGACTTCTTAACGGAAAATATACCGATGAGAATGGACAGATACACGAAGTTTGGATGGAAAGCGATTATTCAATAGATGCGAAGGCCAAAATGGTTTTACAAAAGGGCTTAAAAGGCATTGCCATATGGAGATTAGGCTATACTACCCCATCGTTTTGGGATACCTTAGCAGACAATTTTAAACCTGTGAAAATGAATTAA
- a CDS encoding DUF6612 family protein, with product MFKKVCTLFLAVTMLFVSAVPALAADNNAQEAASATKPLITVENLLDIAKTPEDEPLSRGAFAAMLVYAADIPTSEIDESENLPSDLDAGAWYAGAVKALWDRSILNGFAGNAYPERPITGMEALALTARMLGIPEDVISEGSGNSSDEESVDYELYSWIIDQNFTQKNINPTDELKAGDAASLLVNVFGIDEDAKSIIDMANEKSKDIKSFRADGDMQIRMDMSAGDTLMEGLEVASTLNIEYTKDAYHQKMTQTIKGLEESIDLEQYIDKDYIYTLTDTGEGEAEWTKMKNFMPMLFDEDFLTQQQDWAKDIEDIASYKLLGKVTIDGKEYYKVATYSRLEDLSKIFSAIPGFSEEEIPGLEEAENIVKFIAVRGINYVSVEDGLTSKAKASTTALFNEDAQKDSPLAVKALEMSMNYNYHDYNADIEIEIPDEAKNAEEVNLEELPEEAPQE from the coding sequence ATGTTTAAGAAAGTTTGTACTTTGTTTTTAGCAGTAACTATGTTATTTGTATCTGCAGTACCTGCTTTGGCAGCGGATAACAATGCCCAGGAAGCAGCATCGGCGACAAAGCCCTTAATTACTGTGGAAAATTTATTAGATATAGCAAAAACTCCCGAAGATGAGCCTCTTAGCCGTGGAGCATTTGCTGCAATGCTGGTTTATGCTGCGGATATTCCCACATCTGAAATCGATGAAAGCGAAAATCTTCCATCAGATTTAGATGCTGGCGCGTGGTATGCCGGCGCAGTCAAGGCGCTTTGGGATCGCAGTATTCTTAATGGTTTTGCCGGCAATGCTTATCCGGAAAGGCCTATTACAGGCATGGAAGCTTTAGCGCTGACAGCAAGAATGCTTGGAATTCCTGAAGATGTAATATCCGAGGGGTCGGGAAACTCTTCTGATGAAGAAAGCGTAGATTATGAGTTATATTCCTGGATAATAGACCAAAACTTTACACAAAAAAATATTAATCCTACTGATGAACTTAAAGCCGGTGATGCGGCATCATTATTGGTTAATGTTTTTGGTATCGACGAAGATGCAAAATCAATAATTGATATGGCAAATGAAAAAAGTAAGGATATCAAATCATTCCGCGCTGATGGCGACATGCAAATTAGAATGGATATGTCAGCCGGGGATACCCTTATGGAAGGACTTGAAGTAGCATCAACTTTAAACATAGAATATACAAAAGACGCTTATCATCAAAAGATGACTCAGACAATAAAAGGTCTTGAGGAAAGCATAGATTTGGAACAGTATATAGACAAGGACTACATTTACACTTTAACCGATACAGGAGAAGGCGAAGCTGAATGGACAAAGATGAAAAACTTTATGCCAATGCTTTTTGATGAAGATTTTTTAACACAGCAGCAGGACTGGGCCAAAGATATAGAAGACATAGCTTCCTATAAGCTTTTGGGTAAAGTGACGATTGACGGAAAAGAGTATTACAAAGTAGCAACTTACTCAAGACTTGAAGACTTAAGTAAGATTTTCAGCGCAATTCCCGGATTTAGCGAAGAAGAAATTCCAGGTTTAGAAGAAGCAGAAAATATAGTGAAGTTTATCGCTGTAAGGGGCATAAATTATGTAAGCGTTGAAGATGGATTAACAAGCAAAGCAAAAGCAAGTACTACGGCTTTATTTAATGAGGATGCTCAGAAGGACAGTCCTTTAGCTGTAAAAGCACTAGAAATGTCCATGAATTACAATTACCATGACTACAATGCCGATATTGAGATAGAAATTCCTGATGAAGCTAAAAATGCCGAAGAAGTAAATTTAGAAGAACTTCCAGAGGAAGCGCCTCAAGAATAG
- a CDS encoding DUF2284 domain-containing protein, translating to MELLTEMEKAKELVNAASTFDNVKLAKLIHTRDIIVDERVRYQCAYSGCREYGRKLMCPPYTLSVDEFKKVLSRYYMALLVQLEGEITNKANWEPESDRWALKLHDVVYQLENKAFGLGFPFAAALIGGSCKLCKECPGINSPNPICVHREKARPSMEAMGVDVLKTCSNMGINMEFSPDKVTWTGFVLLS from the coding sequence ATGGAATTGCTGACTGAGATGGAAAAAGCCAAGGAATTAGTAAATGCAGCTTCAACCTTCGATAATGTAAAATTAGCTAAATTGATACATACAAGAGATATTATTGTAGATGAGAGAGTAAGATACCAGTGTGCATATTCAGGGTGCAGAGAATACGGACGCAAGCTAATGTGTCCGCCTTACACTCTTTCCGTAGATGAGTTTAAAAAAGTATTGTCAAGATACTATATGGCGCTTCTTGTTCAACTTGAAGGAGAAATTACAAATAAAGCTAATTGGGAACCGGAAAGCGATAGATGGGCGCTAAAGCTGCATGATGTCGTATATCAATTGGAAAATAAGGCATTTGGACTTGGATTTCCTTTTGCGGCTGCACTTATAGGCGGCTCTTGCAAGTTGTGCAAAGAATGTCCGGGAATAAACAGCCCAAATCCAATATGTGTGCACCGAGAGAAAGCAAGACCTTCAATGGAAGCTATGGGTGTTGATGTCTTAAAGACATGCAGCAATATGGGGATAAACATGGAGTTTTCGCCTGACAAGGTAACATGGACAGGTTTTGTGCTGCTTTCATAG
- a CDS encoding prolipoprotein diacylglyceryl transferase, which yields MLLDLSPYAFKIGPIAVRWYGLFMAISFLVGSFHLLKMGKKKGLSEDFLLNLAMIVIVSGIIGARLIFVLSNYPQWFVTAPLNVIKIWEGGLAWHGALLGGLLTGWYYCKKNGVNPNMIADWTVVGLSFGYCLVRIANIFNQEVLGRMTQFSFGRWPAQLVGSSIGLVLLIRYFYLQKKQLPEGYQFWSFIWYHQLLRALIEETVRENPLYLIEYVNPKWGIGVVTLTQWFTPLVLGIVYYMYKYSVEKPASE from the coding sequence ATGCTTCTTGACTTAAGTCCATATGCCTTTAAGATAGGCCCCATAGCCGTTCGCTGGTATGGCCTTTTTATGGCGATTTCGTTTTTAGTAGGCTCATTTCATCTTTTAAAGATGGGGAAAAAGAAAGGGCTTAGCGAAGATTTTTTGCTAAACCTTGCTATGATAGTAATTGTATCAGGCATAATCGGTGCAAGGCTAATTTTTGTTTTAAGCAATTATCCTCAATGGTTTGTTACAGCCCCTTTAAATGTTATAAAGATTTGGGAAGGTGGTCTTGCATGGCATGGCGCGCTTCTTGGTGGACTTTTAACCGGCTGGTATTATTGTAAGAAAAACGGTGTAAACCCAAACATGATAGCAGATTGGACAGTAGTGGGCCTTTCCTTTGGATACTGTCTAGTTAGGATAGCCAACATCTTTAACCAAGAAGTATTAGGAAGAATGACACAATTTTCCTTTGGCAGATGGCCGGCCCAATTAGTAGGTTCTTCCATAGGCCTAGTACTGCTTATACGCTATTTTTATCTTCAAAAAAAGCAATTACCTGAAGGATATCAATTTTGGTCATTTATATGGTATCATCAACTGCTTAGAGCACTTATAGAGGAAACAGTAAGAGAAAATCCATTATATTTAATAGAATATGTAAACCCAAAATGGGGAATCGGCGTAGTTACACTTACTCAGTGGTTTACGCCTTTAGTGCTGGGCATTGTATACTATATGTATAAATACAGCGTTGAAAAGCCTGCGTCGGAATAA
- a CDS encoding PaaI family thioesterase, with amino-acid sequence MDISEETKSRLLQNLSSPFDGNLLGVKVADAERGKIIIEVEPKEEFTNGLGIIHGGVTASLCDTAMGGAAMTLGIIPVTVEMKINYISPAGTDNKLVGVGKVVKEGRTLIFAEGEIYYKDKLVAQSLGTYIVKNPNMSSK; translated from the coding sequence ATGGATATAAGCGAAGAAACAAAATCTCGACTTTTGCAAAACTTAAGCTCCCCTTTCGACGGTAATTTATTAGGTGTAAAAGTAGCTGATGCTGAAAGGGGAAAAATAATCATAGAAGTCGAACCAAAAGAAGAATTTACAAATGGTCTTGGAATAATCCACGGAGGAGTAACTGCAAGCTTGTGCGATACTGCCATGGGCGGCGCTGCAATGACACTGGGGATTATACCGGTAACTGTTGAGATGAAAATAAATTACATCTCTCCTGCCGGAACAGATAATAAACTGGTGGGTGTTGGGAAAGTGGTAAAAGAAGGTAGGACATTAATTTTTGCCGAAGGTGAGATATATTACAAAGATAAACTTGTGGCACAAAGTCTGGGGACTTATATTGTAAAGAATCCAAACATGTCTTCAAAGTAG
- a CDS encoding cobalamin B12-binding domain-containing protein (Presence of a B(12) (cobalamin)-binding domain implies dependence on cobalamin itself, in one of its several forms, or in some unusual lineages, dependence on a cobalamin-like analog.), with protein MKKIIAASIGNCVHVAGIMNFLSLAEREGYETEFCGAAISIDELICAIKTEKPDYVGVSYRLTPEPLEKILDELKSKIAAENIKGIKWLFAGTEPTAEVAKKSGIFSHIFNGTEDPDEVIGFLKGITFAKSDDYPQDLVSRIKSKYPYPILRHHIGLPSLEETIEAIKKVADAKVLDVISIAPDQNAQEHFFEQDKMDHRLDGAGGVPLRSKEDFKALYEASRRGNYPLLRCYSGTKDLIPFAEMLNETIKNAWCAVPLYWYSVLDKRGPRPVEEAIRENQQVMKWHGQRSIPVEVNESHHWSLRDAHDTIGVVTAYLAAYNAKKMGVKDYVAQYMFNVPPSISPAMDIAKMLAKIELIESLEDENFNVYRQARAGIASFPADLAQAKGQLASSAYLAMAIKPHIYHVVGYCEAHHAATADDVIESCKIVRGVIRNVMLGASDITKDPVIQERKNELIAEARVTLEAIKSLSPNVKDPLSDPSTLAKAVEIGILDAPHLRGNPAAKGQLVTQMINGALYAYDPVEKRVLTEKERIDRILSKIDTTTNICDFNHELVV; from the coding sequence ATGAAAAAAATAATTGCGGCCTCGATAGGCAACTGCGTTCACGTGGCAGGGATAATGAACTTTTTATCCTTGGCTGAAAGAGAAGGCTATGAAACCGAATTTTGCGGAGCTGCAATTTCTATCGATGAGCTGATTTGTGCCATCAAGACAGAAAAACCCGATTATGTAGGTGTAAGCTACAGGCTTACCCCTGAACCGCTGGAGAAAATTTTAGATGAGCTTAAGAGCAAAATTGCCGCAGAGAATATAAAAGGTATAAAATGGCTTTTTGCCGGCACTGAACCTACTGCAGAAGTTGCCAAAAAAAGCGGCATATTTTCACATATATTCAATGGAACAGAGGATCCGGATGAAGTTATCGGATTTTTAAAAGGCATTACATTTGCAAAAAGCGATGATTATCCGCAAGATCTGGTTTCGCGAATTAAATCAAAATATCCATATCCTATACTCAGGCATCATATTGGCTTGCCGTCTTTAGAAGAGACGATTGAAGCTATTAAAAAAGTAGCTGATGCCAAAGTGTTGGATGTTATTTCTATAGCACCGGATCAAAATGCTCAGGAGCATTTCTTTGAACAGGATAAAATGGATCATAGATTAGACGGAGCAGGGGGAGTGCCGCTTCGTTCAAAAGAAGATTTTAAAGCACTATATGAAGCATCACGTAGAGGGAACTATCCCCTTCTTCGCTGCTACAGCGGAACAAAGGATTTGATACCCTTTGCAGAGATGCTAAATGAAACAATAAAAAATGCCTGGTGTGCCGTTCCTCTTTACTGGTACAGTGTGCTGGATAAAAGAGGACCGCGGCCGGTGGAAGAAGCCATAAGAGAAAATCAGCAGGTAATGAAGTGGCATGGCCAGCGGTCGATTCCGGTAGAAGTTAATGAGTCACATCACTGGAGCCTAAGAGATGCCCATGATACTATTGGTGTAGTTACTGCTTATCTTGCAGCATATAATGCAAAAAAGATGGGAGTAAAGGACTATGTAGCTCAATACATGTTCAACGTTCCACCCTCCATTTCACCGGCTATGGATATTGCAAAAATGCTTGCAAAAATTGAGTTGATAGAGAGCTTAGAAGATGAAAACTTCAATGTATACCGTCAAGCCCGCGCAGGCATAGCCAGTTTTCCGGCAGATCTCGCCCAGGCCAAGGGCCAGCTTGCTTCGTCTGCATATCTTGCAATGGCAATAAAACCACATATTTATCATGTAGTAGGCTATTGTGAAGCCCACCATGCAGCTACGGCTGATGATGTTATTGAAAGCTGCAAGATTGTCCGAGGCGTTATAAGGAATGTGATGCTGGGAGCCAGCGATATCACAAAGGACCCGGTTATTCAGGAAAGAAAAAATGAATTGATAGCAGAAGCGCGTGTTACTCTTGAAGCTATAAAATCATTAAGTCCAAACGTGAAAGATCCCTTGTCTGACCCCTCAACTCTTGCAAAGGCGGTTGAGATAGGAATTCTGGATGCCCCGCATCTTAGAGGGAATCCGGCTGCCAAAGGACAGTTAGTTACACAAATGATAAACGGTGCTTTATATGCTTATGATCCTGTGGAAAAACGGGTGCTTACTGAAAAAGAACGTATTGACAGGATTTTAAGTAAGATTGATACAACAACAAATATTTGTGACTTCAATCATGAGTTAGTGGTATAG
- a CDS encoding NAD/NADP octopine/nopaline dehydrogenase family protein, giving the protein MISPMDVKFAVIGAGNGGLAMAGYLAYRGFSVNLYNRTYSKIEGLAKNPYINLSGSIEGSGKINLATSDIKEAIRGTDVIMITTPATGHYELACLIAPYLEDGQVIVLNPGRTGGALEVYETLRSNGCTKDITVAEAQTFIYACRAIGPQSAKIFSVKNEVALAAIPATRTMEVIELLSEAYPQFTPANSVMETSLNNFGAIFHPAPTLLNSGHIERGQTFEYYIEGITPSIGQMLEKLDSERMHVAMALGVKTISARKWLEESYGAKGDTLYEAIQNNSAYKGLTAPKGLNTRYIYEDVPCSLVPIASIAEELGIETPAIDTIIRLANIITGENFIEKGRTVEKLGLKGLSASQIIEFAQTGDLVAATHRNVGVVAL; this is encoded by the coding sequence ATGATAAGCCCGATGGATGTGAAGTTTGCAGTAATAGGTGCAGGTAACGGCGGATTGGCAATGGCAGGCTATCTTGCATATCGAGGTTTTTCGGTGAACCTTTATAATAGAACCTATTCGAAGATAGAAGGCTTAGCAAAAAACCCATATATTAATTTAAGCGGTTCTATAGAGGGAAGCGGCAAGATCAATCTTGCAACAAGCGATATTAAAGAAGCTATCAGGGGAACAGATGTGATTATGATAACCACACCGGCTACCGGCCATTATGAATTGGCTTGCTTAATAGCACCTTATTTAGAGGATGGCCAAGTTATAGTATTAAATCCAGGACGCACCGGTGGAGCTCTTGAGGTTTATGAAACATTGAGAAGCAATGGATGCACCAAGGACATCACTGTTGCAGAAGCCCAAACTTTTATTTATGCATGCAGAGCAATCGGACCCCAAAGCGCAAAAATATTTAGCGTAAAAAATGAAGTGGCTCTTGCGGCTATTCCGGCTACAAGGACAATGGAAGTAATAGAGCTTCTGTCGGAAGCTTATCCTCAATTCACTCCCGCAAATAGTGTAATGGAAACCAGCTTAAACAATTTCGGAGCTATTTTTCATCCGGCGCCGACGCTGTTAAACAGCGGACATATTGAACGGGGTCAGACTTTTGAATATTATATAGAAGGTATTACCCCTTCTATTGGCCAAATGCTGGAAAAACTTGATTCGGAAAGAATGCATGTTGCTATGGCTTTAGGCGTTAAAACTATTTCTGCAAGAAAATGGCTTGAAGAGTCATATGGGGCAAAAGGCGATACCCTGTATGAAGCCATTCAAAACAATTCGGCATATAAGGGACTTACAGCACCAAAAGGGCTAAATACCCGCTATATATATGAAGATGTTCCGTGCAGCCTAGTGCCTATAGCTTCAATTGCCGAAGAGCTTGGCATAGAGACTCCTGCAATTGACACCATTATAAGGCTTGCAAATATTATAACAGGCGAGAATTTTATTGAAAAAGGCAGGACAGTTGAAAAACTTGGCCTTAAAGGGCTTTCGGCATCTCAAATTATTGAGTTTGCCCAAACAGGCGATTTAGTAGCTGCTACACATCGAAATGTGGGGGTGGTGGCATTATGA